In a single window of the Brassica napus cultivar Da-Ae unplaced genomic scaffold, Da-Ae ScsIHWf_22;HRSCAF=44, whole genome shotgun sequence genome:
- the LOC106410675 gene encoding disease resistance protein RPS6, with amino-acid sequence MALPLALSSSSRTWVYDVFPSFSGADVRVTFLSHFRKELNRKLIIAFKDSEIEKSHSIGPELKQAIKDSRIAVVIFSKNYASSSWCLNELLEIVKCREECGQMVIPVFYRLDPSHVRKQTGEFGKIFEKTCHDETEEVKIRWSEALTDVANILGYHSVIWGNEADMVEKIVNDVIEKLLLTPAKDSEDFVGIEDHIAKLSMLLQLEAEEVRMVGLWGSSGIGKTTIARVLFNRLSRHFQGSIFIDMAFVSKSMEIFNRANPDDYNMKLHLQKNFLSEILGNGDIKINHLSAVEERLKNKKVLIFIDDVRDQVVLDALIGQIQWFGSGSRIIVVTNDKHFLRALGIEHIYEVCLPSEHIAIEMLCQSAFRKKSPPEGFDELVVEITRLVGSLPLGLTVLGSSLRGRDMEYWIDLLPRLQNGIDGKIEKTLRISYDGLSSEDKAIFRHVACLFNGAKVTNLKLLLADSGLNVNVGLKNLADRSLIHLRKGHVEMHRLLQEMGKKDVRLEKPENQEFLMDSQDISDVLSEGIGTQKVIGIALDIDEIDEFYVHKSAFTRMRNLRFLKLYSRLRLYREGKLQLHGNFDYLPPKLKLLHWDEFPMRYMPSKFRPENLVELIMEDSKLEKLWEGILTLPCLKEMDLSGSQNLIEMPDLSKATNLETLKLRNCYSLVKLPSSIPHPNKLTTINLKNCRNLETIPIGISLKSLEVLNLYGCSMLRTIPLFSVNISHLSIDETSIEEIPSVLQLENFRLENLSYLSMKNIKSEKLWERVQPLTLLTTMLSPSLNQLYLSEIPSLVGLPSSFQNLHQLMHLEIKNCINLETLPTGINLQSLWELNLSGCSRLRTVRFGFIMGFQLKTNWQLVDWP; translated from the exons atggctcTCCCATTAGCTTTGTCTTCCTCTTCTCGCACTTGGGTGTACGATGTTTTCCCAAGCTTCAGTGGGGCAGACGTTCGTGTTACTTTCCTCAGCCACTTTCGTAAGGAGCTTAACCGGAAACTGATCATTGCTTTCAAAGACAGTGAGATCGAGAAAAGCCACTCCATCGGACCCGAGCTTAAACAGGCCATTAAAGATTCGAGGATCGCGGTGGTTATCTTCTCCAAAAACTACGCATCTTCAAGCTGGTGTCTTAATGAGTTGCTGGAGATAGTAAAGTGCAGGGAAGAGTGTGGTCAAATGGTGATACCTGTTTTCTACCGTTTAGATCCTTCCCATGTGAGGAAACAAACCGGTGAATTTGGTAAAATCTTTGAAAAGACATGCCACGACGAAACAGAGGAAGTGAAGATAAGATGGAGTGAAGCTTTGACCGATGTAGCTAATATCCTTGGATATCATTCTGTCATATG gGGTAACGAAGCAGACATGGTTGAAAAAATTGTCAATGATGTTATAGAGAAACTACTTTTAACTCCAGCAAAGGATTCTGAGGACTTTGTCGGCATCGAAGATCATATTGCAAAATTGAGTATGTTGTTGCAGTTGGAAGCAGAGGaagtgaggatggttggtttaTGGGGTTCTTCCGGGATTGGAAAGACTACTATTGCAAGAGTTTTATTCAACCGACTTTCTCGACACTTTCAAGGTAGCATTTTCATAGACATGGCTTTCGTATCTAAGAGTATGGAAATTTTCAACAGAGCTAATCCGGACGACTACAATATGAAGTTGCATTTGCAAAAAAATTTCCTATCTGAAATCCTAGGGAACGGAGACATAAAGATAAATCATTTGAGTGCGGTTGAGGAGAGGCTGAAGAACAAGAAAGTTCTTATTTTCATTGATGATGTCAGGGATCAAGTTGTGCTAGATGCCTTGATTGGTCAAATTCAATGGTTTGGAAGTGGGAGCAGAATCATTGTGGTAACAAACGATAAGCATTTTTTAAGGGCACTTGGGATTGAACACATTTACGAGGTCTGTCTCCCATCTGAACACATTGCTATAGAGATGTTATGTCAATCTGCTTTCAGGAAAAAGTCTCCACCTGAAGGTTTCGACGAGCTTGTTGTTGAAATTACAAGACTTGTTGGTAGTCTTCCTTTAGGTCTTACTGTTTTGGGTTCATCTCTACGAGGAAGGGATATGGAGTACTGGATAGATTTGTTGCCAAGGCTTCAGAATGGTATAGATGGGAAAATTGAGAAAACATTGAGAATCAGCTATGATGGATTAAGCAGCGAAGATAAAGCTATATTTCGCCATGTCGCATGCCTTTTCAATGGTGCAAAAGTCACAAACCTGAAGTTGTTGCTCGCAGATAGTGGCTTGAATGTTAATGTTGGGCTGAAAAACCTAGCTGATAGGTCTCTCATTCATTTAAGAAAGGGTCATGTGGAAATGCACCGTTTGCTACAAGAGATGGGTAAAAAAGATGTTCGCCTTGAGAAGCCTGAAAACCAGGAATTTCTGATGGATTCACAAGATATTTCTGATGTACTCAGTGAAGGCATT GGTACTCAAAAGGTTATAGGTATAGCGTTGGATATTGATGAGATAGATGAGTTTTATGTGCATAAGAGTGCTTTCACAAGGATGCGCAATCTCCGTTTCCTCAAACTTTACTCGAGACTGAGATTGTACAGAGAAGGTAAATTGCAGCTACACGGAAACTTTGACTATTTGCCTCCTAAACTTAAATTATTGCATTGGGATGAATTTCCAATGAGATATATGCCTTCTAAGTTTCGTCCTGAAAACCTCGTCGAGCTCATAATGGAGGATAGCAAGCTCGAGAAGCTCTGGGAAGGGATTTTG ACGCTTCCATGTCTCAAGGAGATGGATCTGTCCGGATCTCAGAACTTGATAGAAATGCCAGATCTTTCAAAGGCCACCAATCTAGAGACACTTAAACTTCGGAATTGCTATAGTTTGGTGAAGCTTCCTTCCTCTATTCCACATCCCAACAAACTGACGACAATAAACTTGAAGAACTGTCGGAATCTGGAAACTATTCCAATAGGCATTAGCCTCAAATCTCTCGAAGTGCTAAATCTCTATGGATGCTCAATGCTGAGGACTATTCCCCTATTCTCAGTCAACATCTCACATCTCAGTATAGACGAAACATCCATCGAAGAAATCCCTTCAGTTTTGCAGCTGGAGAATTTTCGTCTCGAGAATCTCTCTTATTTAAGCATGAAAAACATAAAGAGTGAGAAACTGTGGGAAAGGGTGCAG CCGCTTACTCTCCTCACCACGATGCTGTCTCCCTCTTTGAATCAGTTGTATCTCTCGGAAATCCCAAGCTTGGTGGGGCTTCCATCTTCATTTCAGAATCTCCATCAACTGATGCATTTGGAAATTAAGAACTGCATAAATCTTGAGACTCTTCCCACTGGAATCAACCTCCAATCTCTGTGGGAACTAAATCTTAGTGGATGCTCAAGGTTGAGGActgttagattcgggtttattatgggcttccaactcaaaaccaattggcaattagtggattggccctaa